A single Dechloromonas denitrificans DNA region contains:
- a CDS encoding retention module-containing protein — translation MPQAQIVATVASISGAAFARDQDGKMRRLKAGDAIREGEAVVAADGGEVTLLLADGRQMIVAPGETVSLDAEVVALEKPDAFDSAVVNDQKGFEKITKALTTGGDLDALLEDPAAGAAGPGGNEGHTFVEFLRVVEAVDPLAFQFGTPQGRTVETFDGGALIPTGGTVDVAGTPGTPGTPSVVVNIVDPTLNVADNVSTVTFTFSEVPFGFTAIDIIASGGTVSGLTATADPKVFTATFTADPGYTGVGSVSVGAGSYSNALGNPGTAGSDTVGIDTAAPVASITLDPNITADDIISAAEAGQTIAITGTVGGDVQVGDTVTLTINGTAYTGPVLAGHTFSIDVPGSALAADPDRTIDASVTTTDAGGNSATGVDTEGYSVATGSPSVVVNIVDPALNVADNVSTVTFTFSEVPFGFTAIDIIASGGTVSGLTATADPKVFTATFTADPGYTGVGSVSVGAGSYSNALGNPGTAGSDTVGIDTAAPVASITLDPNITADDIISAAEAGQTIAITGTVGGDVQVGDTVTLTINGTAYTGPVLTGHTFSIDVPGSALAADPDRTIDASVTTTDAGGNSATGVDTEGYSVATGSPSVVVNIVDPALNVADNVSTVTFTFSEVPFGFTAIDIIASGGTVSGLTATADPKVFTATFTADPGYTGVGSVSVGAGSYSNALGNPGTAGSDTVGIDTAAPVASITLDPNITADDIISAAEAGQTIAITGTVGGDVQVGDTVTLTINGTAYTGPVLAGHTFSIDVPGSALAADPDRTIDASVTTTDAGGNSATGVDTEGYSVATGSPSVVVNIVDPALNVADNVSTVTFTFSEVPFGFTAIDIIASGGTVSGLTATADPKVFTATFTADPGYTGVGSVSVGTGSYSNALGNPGTAGSDTVGIDTAAPVASITLDPNITADDIISAAEAGQTIAITGTVGGDVQVGDTVTLTINGTAYTGPVLTGHTFSIDVPGSALAADPDRTIDASVTTTDAGGNSATGVDTEGYSVATGSPSVVVNIVDPALNVADNVSTVTFTFSEVPFGFTAIDIIASGGTVSGLTATADPKVFTATFTADPGYTGVGSVSVGAGSYSNALGNPGTAGSDTVGIDTAAPVASITLDPNITADDIISAAEAGQTIAITGTVGGDVQVGDTVTLTINGTAYTGPVLAGHTFSIDVPGSALAADPDRTIDASVTTTDAGGNSATGVDTEGYSVATGSPSVVVNIVDPALNVADNVSTVTFTFSEVPFGFTAIDIIASGGTVSGLTATADPKVFTATFTADPGYTGVGSVSVGTGSYSNALGNPGTAGSDTVGIDTAAPVASITLDPNITADDIISAAEAGQTIAITGTVGGDVQVGDTVTLTINGTAYTGPVLAGHTFSIDVPGSALAADPDRTIEASVTTTDAGGNSATGVDTEGYGVATGSPSVVVNIVDPALNVADNVSTVTFTFSEVPFGFTAIDIVASGGTVSGLTATADPKVFTATFTADPGYTGVGSVSVGTGSYSNALGNPGTAGSDTVGIDTAAPVASITLDPNITADDIISAAEAGQTIAITGTVGGDVQVGDTVTLTINGTAYTGPVLAGHTFSIDVPGSALAADPDRTIEASVTTTDAAGNSATGVDTEGYSVNTAGTAPTLSASWVDYWQFNEGAGASTTNYNPLVDQVATITDNNKAGLNPAADLSPTWTTGRNGSTAIEFHGVGGASAQRDGGWLALAPSVTEALAGHAASQEAALSFWIKTTQVGSGVGWNSPSVIGTENNGWIADIQWGSINAAGQIGLGMRDDVGVMSSTSINDGVWHQVVVTHDFETGATRVFVDGVLEASRILNPGIIVPNNFLGLGVTADDGGAAHRFLNGTLEDVRIYDQTLTASQIQAIYETELMGNQSNVIANDGQTIRFALDVHDAVSTVLSGLVSGTVVSSGAHSALVDASGTVDISGWNATEVALSDYGSGSYMITVSATNATNGTVSKQLSVVNDSDSVVGTAAADSLVGNANHNVLAGGDGNDVLSGLAGNDMLIGGAGDDRLIGGAGSDALTGGLGSDTFAWSLADQGTVAIPARDTITDFSPAAQAAGGDVLDLRDLLPSATDAATLDNYLNFSKSGLDTVIDVRPTGAAGGVTQQIVLSNVDLTASGTLNDVAIIQDLLTKGKLLTD, via the coding sequence ATGCCTCAAGCCCAAATCGTTGCCACCGTCGCTTCTATTTCCGGTGCGGCATTCGCCCGCGACCAGGATGGCAAGATGCGGCGCCTCAAGGCGGGGGATGCGATACGCGAAGGCGAAGCAGTGGTCGCGGCGGATGGTGGCGAAGTAACGCTGTTGCTGGCCGATGGCCGCCAGATGATCGTCGCGCCGGGCGAAACGGTCAGCCTCGACGCCGAAGTCGTGGCGCTGGAAAAACCGGATGCTTTCGATAGCGCCGTGGTCAACGATCAAAAAGGCTTCGAGAAAATTACCAAGGCCCTGACCACCGGCGGCGATCTCGATGCCTTGCTGGAAGATCCGGCAGCCGGGGCGGCTGGCCCGGGCGGCAACGAAGGTCACACCTTCGTCGAATTCCTGCGCGTCGTCGAAGCGGTCGATCCGCTGGCTTTCCAGTTTGGCACGCCGCAGGGCCGTACCGTCGAGACTTTCGATGGTGGCGCATTGATTCCGACAGGGGGAACCGTTGATGTGGCCGGTACCCCTGGAACTCCTGGAACTCCGAGCGTCGTGGTGAACATCGTCGACCCCACCCTCAACGTCGCCGACAACGTCTCCACCGTCACCTTCACCTTCAGCGAAGTGCCCTTCGGCTTCACGGCCATCGACATCATCGCCAGCGGCGGCACGGTCAGCGGCCTGACCGCCACGGCCGACCCGAAAGTGTTCACCGCCACCTTCACGGCGGACCCCGGCTACACCGGCGTGGGCAGCGTCTCGGTCGGCGCCGGCAGCTACAGCAACGCGCTCGGCAACCCGGGCACGGCAGGTAGCGACACGGTCGGCATCGACACCGCCGCGCCGGTCGCCAGCATCACGCTCGACCCGAACATCACGGCCGACGACATCATCAGTGCCGCCGAAGCCGGCCAGACCATCGCCATCACCGGCACGGTCGGCGGCGACGTCCAGGTCGGCGACACCGTCACCCTGACGATCAACGGCACGGCCTACACCGGCCCGGTGCTGGCCGGCCACACCTTCAGCATCGACGTCCCGGGCAGTGCCCTGGCCGCCGATCCGGACCGCACCATCGACGCCAGCGTGACGACCACCGATGCCGGCGGCAACAGCGCCACCGGCGTCGACACCGAAGGCTACAGCGTCGCCACCGGCAGCCCGAGCGTCGTGGTGAACATCGTCGACCCCGCCCTCAACGTCGCCGACAACGTCTCCACCGTCACCTTCACCTTCAGCGAAGTGCCCTTCGGCTTCACGGCCATCGACATCATCGCCAGCGGTGGCACGGTCAGCGGCCTGACCGCCACGGCCGACCCCAAGGTGTTCACCGCCACCTTTACGGCGGACCCCGGCTACACCGGCGTGGGCAGCGTCTCGGTCGGCGCCGGCAGCTACAGCAACGCGCTCGGCAACCCGGGCACGGCAGGCAGCGACACGGTCGGCATCGACACCGCCGCGCCGGTCGCCAGCATCACGCTCGACCCGAACATCACGGCCGACGACATCATCAGTGCCGCCGAAGCCGGCCAGACCATCGCCATCACCGGCACGGTCGGCGGCGACGTCCAGGTCGGCGACACCGTCACCCTGACGATCAACGGCACGGCCTACACCGGCCCGGTGCTGACCGGCCACACCTTCAGCATCGACGTCCCGGGCAGTGCCCTGGCCGCCGATCCGGACCGCACCATCGACGCCAGCGTGACGACCACCGATGCCGGCGGCAACAGCGCCACCGGCGTCGACACCGAAGGCTACAGCGTCGCCACCGGCAGCCCGAGCGTCGTGGTGAACATCGTCGACCCCGCCCTCAACGTCGCCGACAACGTCTCCACCGTCACCTTCACCTTCAGCGAAGTGCCCTTCGGCTTCACGGCCATCGACATCATCGCCAGCGGTGGCACGGTCAGCGGCCTGACCGCCACGGCCGACCCCAAGGTGTTCACCGCCACCTTTACGGCGGACCCCGGCTACACCGGCGTGGGCAGCGTCTCGGTCGGCGCCGGCAGCTACAGCAACGCGCTCGGCAACCCGGGCACGGCAGGCAGCGACACGGTCGGCATCGACACCGCCGCGCCGGTCGCCAGCATCACGCTCGACCCGAACATCACGGCCGACGACATCATCAGTGCCGCCGAAGCCGGCCAGACCATCGCCATCACCGGCACGGTCGGCGGCGACGTCCAGGTCGGCGACACCGTCACCCTGACGATCAACGGCACGGCCTACACCGGCCCGGTGCTGGCCGGCCACACCTTCAGCATCGACGTCCCGGGCAGTGCCCTGGCCGCCGATCCGGACCGCACCATCGACGCCAGCGTGACGACCACCGATGCCGGCGGCAACAGCGCCACCGGCGTCGACACCGAAGGCTACAGCGTCGCCACCGGCAGCCCGAGCGTCGTGGTGAACATCGTCGACCCCGCCCTCAACGTCGCCGACAACGTCTCCACCGTCACCTTCACCTTCAGCGAAGTGCCCTTCGGCTTCACGGCCATCGACATCATCGCCAGCGGTGGCACGGTCAGCGGCCTGACCGCCACGGCCGACCCGAAAGTGTTCACCGCCACCTTTACGGCGGACCCCGGCTACACCGGCGTGGGCAGCGTCTCGGTCGGCACCGGCAGCTACAGCAACGCGCTCGGCAACCCGGGCACGGCAGGCAGCGACACGGTCGGCATCGACACCGCCGCGCCGGTCGCCAGCATCACGCTCGACCCGAACATCACGGCCGACGACATCATCAGTGCCGCCGAAGCCGGCCAGACCATCGCCATCACCGGCACGGTCGGCGGCGACGTCCAGGTCGGCGACACCGTCACCCTGACGATCAACGGCACGGCCTACACCGGCCCGGTGCTGACCGGCCACACCTTCAGCATCGACGTCCCGGGCAGTGCCCTGGCCGCCGATCCGGACCGCACCATCGACGCCAGCGTGACGACCACCGATGCCGGCGGCAACAGCGCCACCGGCGTCGACACCGAAGGCTACAGCGTCGCCACCGGCAGCCCGAGCGTCGTGGTGAACATCGTCGACCCCGCCCTCAACGTCGCCGACAACGTCTCCACCGTCACCTTCACCTTCAGCGAAGTGCCCTTCGGCTTCACGGCCATCGACATCATCGCCAGCGGTGGCACGGTCAGCGGCCTGACCGCCACGGCCGACCCCAAGGTGTTCACCGCCACCTTTACGGCGGACCCCGGCTACACCGGCGTGGGCAGCGTCTCGGTCGGCGCCGGCAGCTACAGCAACGCGCTCGGCAACCCGGGCACGGCAGGCAGCGACACGGTCGGCATCGACACCGCCGCGCCGGTCGCCAGCATCACGCTCGACCCGAACATCACGGCCGACGACATCATCAGTGCCGCCGAAGCCGGCCAGACCATCGCCATCACCGGCACGGTCGGCGGCGACGTCCAGGTCGGCGACACCGTCACCCTGACGATCAACGGCACGGCCTACACCGGCCCGGTGCTGGCCGGCCACACCTTCAGCATCGACGTCCCGGGCAGTGCCCTGGCCGCCGATCCGGACCGCACCATCGACGCCAGCGTGACGACCACCGATGCCGGCGGCAACAGCGCCACCGGCGTCGACACCGAAGGCTACAGCGTCGCCACCGGCAGCCCGAGCGTCGTGGTGAACATCGTCGACCCCGCCCTCAACGTCGCCGACAACGTCTCCACCGTCACCTTCACCTTCAGCGAAGTGCCCTTCGGCTTCACGGCCATCGACATCATCGCCAGCGGTGGCACGGTCAGCGGCCTGACCGCCACGGCCGACCCGAAAGTGTTCACCGCCACCTTTACGGCGGACCCCGGCTACACCGGCGTGGGCAGCGTCTCGGTCGGCACCGGCAGCTACAGCAACGCGCTCGGCAACCCGGGCACGGCAGGCAGCGACACGGTCGGCATCGACACCGCCGCGCCGGTCGCCAGCATCACGCTCGACCCGAACATCACGGCCGACGACATCATCAGTGCCGCCGAAGCCGGCCAGACCATCGCCATCACCGGCACGGTCGGCGGCGACGTCCAGGTCGGCGACACCGTCACCCTGACGATCAACGGCACGGCCTACACCGGCCCGGTGCTGGCCGGCCACACCTTCAGCATCGACGTCCCGGGCAGTGCCCTGGCCGCCGATCCGGACCGCACCATCGAGGCCAGCGTGACGACCACCGATGCCGGCGGCAACAGCGCCACCGGCGTCGACACCGAAGGCTACGGCGTCGCCACCGGCAGCCCGAGCGTCGTGGTGAACATCGTCGACCCCGCGCTCAACGTTGCCGACAACGTCTCCACCGTCACCTTCACCTTCAGCGAAGTGCCCTTCGGCTTCACGGCCATCGACATCGTCGCCAGCGGTGGTACGGTCAGCGGCCTGACCGCCACGGCCGACCCGAAAGTGTTCACCGCCACCTTTACGGCGGACCCCGGCTACACCGGCGTGGGCAGCGTCTCGGTCGGCACCGGCAGCTACAGCAACGCGCTCGGCAACCCGGGCACGGCAGGTAGCGACACGGTCGGCATCGACACCGCCGCGCCGGTCGCCAGCATCACGCTCGACCCGAACATCACGGCCGACGACATCATCAGTGCCGCCGAAGCCGGCCAGACCATCGCCATCACCGGCACGGTCGGCGGCGACGTCCAGGTCGGCGACACCGTCACCCTGACGATCAACGGCACGGCCTACACCGGCCCGGTGCTGGCCGGCCACACCTTCAGCATCGACGTCCCGGGCAGCGCCCTGGCCGCCGATCCGGACCGCACCATCGAGGCCAGCGTGACGACCACCGATGCCGCCGGCAACAGCGCCACCGGCGTCGACACCGAAGGCTACAGCGTCAACACTGCGGGGACGGCACCGACCCTTTCCGCCAGTTGGGTGGATTACTGGCAGTTCAATGAAGGGGCTGGTGCGTCTACCACGAACTACAATCCGCTCGTCGATCAGGTTGCGACGATTACCGACAACAACAAGGCGGGCTTGAATCCGGCAGCCGATCTTTCTCCTACCTGGACGACCGGACGAAATGGCTCGACTGCCATCGAATTTCATGGTGTGGGTGGGGCTTCGGCACAACGGGATGGCGGTTGGTTGGCGCTTGCCCCGAGTGTGACGGAAGCGCTGGCCGGGCATGCCGCTTCTCAGGAAGCCGCGTTGTCCTTCTGGATCAAGACGACACAGGTCGGGAGTGGTGTCGGTTGGAATTCGCCGTCGGTCATCGGTACGGAGAACAATGGCTGGATTGCCGACATCCAGTGGGGGTCAATCAATGCGGCCGGACAGATTGGCCTCGGCATGCGGGATGACGTCGGGGTGATGAGTAGCACGTCAATCAACGATGGTGTGTGGCACCAGGTTGTTGTCACGCATGATTTTGAAACAGGTGCTACGCGGGTATTCGTGGATGGCGTACTGGAAGCCAGTCGTATATTGAATCCCGGCATCATCGTCCCCAACAACTTCCTCGGACTGGGCGTTACTGCGGATGACGGTGGGGCGGCGCACCGCTTCCTCAACGGCACTCTGGAGGACGTTCGGATCTACGACCAGACGCTGACGGCGAGCCAGATTCAGGCGATCTACGAGACCGAATTGATGGGCAATCAAAGCAACGTGATTGCCAATGACGGTCAGACGATTCGTTTCGCCCTGGACGTCCATGATGCGGTCAGTACTGTTTTGTCCGGTCTGGTGAGTGGCACGGTGGTTTCTTCCGGTGCCCATTCCGCTTTGGTCGATGCCTCCGGCACGGTCGATATTTCCGGATGGAATGCCACCGAAGTGGCGCTCAGTGACTACGGCAGCGGCTCTTACATGATTACGGTAAGCGCCACCAATGCCACCAACGGCACGGTCAGCAAACAGCTGTCCGTGGTCAATGACAGCGACTCAGTCGTCGGTACGGCAGCGGCGGATAGTCTGGTCGGCAACGCCAATCACAATGTCCTGGCCGGTGGCGACGGTAACGATGTGCTGTCCGGGTTGGCTGGCAATGACATGCTGATCGGCGGCGCTGGCGACGACCGGCTGATCGGAGGGGCTGGCAGCGATGCGCTGACCGGTGGCCTGGGTTCTGATACCTTTGCTTGGTCGTTGGCCGATCAGGGAACAGTGGCCATTCCGGCCCGCGATACGATTACCGACTTTTCTCCGGCGGCGCAAGCGGCTGGCGGCGATGTGCTCGATCTGCGCGATCTGCTGCCGAGTGCGACCGATGCGGCGACGCTCGACAACTATCTGAACTTCTCCAAATCGGGTCTCGATACGGTGATCGATGTCCGCCCGACCGGGGCGGCCGGTGGCGTTACGCAGCAGATCGTGCTGTCCAACGTCGATCTGACGGCGAGCGGTACGCTCAACGATGTGGCGATCATTCAGGACCTGCTGACCAAGGGCAAGCTGCTGACCGACTGA
- a CDS encoding Crp/Fnr family transcriptional regulator translates to MQANHPINIEALLTHVPLFNGLAAEEIARIARSTRESHASKGDILFHKGDPCNGFHLLVYGQVKLAFTSSQGTEKVVEILTQGQSFGEALMFLEKPYIVFAQALTDSLLLHVSKAAVFEELQRDHNLCRKMLAGMAMRLHELMSDVESYSLHSGKQRIIGYLLRELPDEDLKGTNVAITLPTNKGVIASRLNLTQEHFSRILHELTELGLIVVEGRKIHIPCVANLRKHE, encoded by the coding sequence ATGCAGGCTAATCACCCGATCAATATCGAGGCCCTTTTAACCCACGTTCCACTGTTCAACGGCCTGGCTGCCGAAGAAATCGCCCGCATCGCCCGCTCGACCCGGGAAAGCCACGCCAGCAAGGGCGACATCCTGTTCCACAAGGGTGATCCCTGCAACGGCTTCCATCTGCTGGTCTATGGTCAGGTCAAGCTGGCCTTCACCTCGTCGCAAGGCACCGAAAAAGTCGTTGAAATCCTGACCCAGGGCCAAAGTTTTGGCGAAGCGCTGATGTTCCTGGAAAAACCCTACATCGTCTTTGCCCAGGCACTGACCGACTCGCTGCTGCTGCATGTCTCGAAAGCGGCGGTCTTCGAGGAATTGCAGCGCGACCACAACCTGTGCCGCAAGATGCTGGCCGGCATGGCAATGCGTCTGCACGAACTGATGAGCGATGTCGAATCCTATTCGCTGCACTCCGGCAAACAGCGCATCATCGGCTACCTGCTGCGCGAACTGCCGGATGAGGACCTCAAGGGTACCAACGTCGCAATCACCCTGCCGACCAACAAGGGCGTCATCGCCTCCCGTCTCAACCTGACCCAGGAACATTTTTCGCGCATCCTGCACGAACTGACCGAACTCGGGCTGATCGTCGTCGAGGGACGGAAAATCCACATTCCCTGCGTCGCCAATCTGCGCAAGCACGAGTAG
- a CDS encoding nitric oxide reductase activation protein NorD: protein MEEFVGKVWHNWVTRTAAGHYPEAAVKLAEVEKTVGILFRAFGGDPGLKVAAATAETHGARRRWLQRLAGTGEKQALARRDAETLRLPPEITAFPDKTLNRDLYLWLAALAASDVAPEQPWFIRNQRASQAALSNYPGLAARYSRLVAAHLAARIAPAELQADEAAQESAIRQALLEPASVDGLPPLNSRQSRPPQPVLLWLIAAEAPVTGQVADPGEHLPPEGSSSSEPGKDAHKAEQVETPDNKAPMLASFRAESLPTWAEYVRVNRAYDDDEDPNARNVANDLDKLSLTRDGQTAVSRVKFDLDLPSAAEDDTPIGPGIALPEWDYRKALLLPKHCHLQPMIAHDAGRAALPPELAATARKLRGQFAALAPQRRWLKAQPDGAELDVDACVRNHADRHSGHTPETGGYLAQARCERDLACLLLADLSMSTDAWISDTHRIVDVIRDSLLLFSEAMTATGDRFGIYGFSSLRRQNIRFHLLKDFNGRYDDAARARILAIKPGFYTRMGAALRQAASILYEQQAGRRLLLIITDGKPNDLDLYDSRYGIEDTRMAVYEARRMGLTPFCVTIDREAGTYLPYLFGPAGFCVIRKPEELPRRLPLLYAQLTRD, encoded by the coding sequence ATGGAAGAATTCGTCGGAAAAGTCTGGCACAACTGGGTCACCCGCACCGCCGCCGGGCACTACCCGGAAGCAGCCGTCAAACTGGCCGAAGTCGAAAAGACCGTCGGCATCCTGTTTCGTGCCTTCGGTGGCGACCCCGGCCTGAAGGTCGCAGCGGCGACGGCTGAAACGCACGGTGCCCGACGGCGCTGGCTGCAGCGGCTGGCCGGCACCGGCGAGAAACAGGCGCTGGCCCGGCGCGATGCCGAAACCCTGCGCCTGCCGCCGGAAATCACCGCTTTTCCCGACAAGACGCTGAATCGCGATCTTTATCTGTGGCTGGCCGCCCTTGCCGCCAGCGACGTCGCTCCCGAGCAGCCGTGGTTCATCCGCAACCAGCGCGCCAGCCAGGCCGCGCTGTCCAACTACCCGGGACTGGCCGCCCGCTATAGCCGACTGGTCGCCGCCCATCTGGCCGCCCGCATCGCCCCAGCCGAACTGCAAGCCGACGAAGCGGCCCAGGAATCGGCCATCCGCCAGGCCCTGCTCGAACCGGCCTCGGTCGATGGCCTGCCGCCGCTGAATTCCCGCCAGTCCAGACCGCCGCAGCCGGTACTGCTCTGGCTGATCGCCGCCGAGGCGCCTGTCACCGGCCAGGTTGCCGACCCTGGCGAGCATCTGCCGCCGGAAGGCAGCAGCAGTTCCGAGCCGGGTAAAGATGCCCACAAGGCTGAACAGGTCGAGACGCCGGACAACAAGGCGCCGATGCTCGCCAGTTTCCGCGCCGAAAGCCTGCCGACCTGGGCCGAGTACGTGCGGGTCAACCGGGCCTACGACGACGACGAAGATCCGAACGCCCGCAATGTCGCCAACGATCTCGACAAGCTGTCGCTGACCCGCGACGGCCAGACCGCCGTTTCCCGCGTCAAGTTCGACCTCGACCTGCCCTCCGCCGCCGAGGATGACACGCCGATCGGCCCCGGTATCGCGCTGCCGGAATGGGATTACCGCAAGGCACTGCTGCTGCCGAAACACTGCCATCTACAGCCGATGATCGCCCACGATGCCGGGCGGGCCGCCTTGCCGCCCGAACTGGCGGCCACCGCCAGGAAGCTGCGCGGCCAGTTCGCCGCCCTCGCGCCGCAACGGCGCTGGCTGAAAGCGCAGCCGGACGGCGCCGAACTCGATGTCGATGCCTGTGTCCGCAACCACGCCGACCGCCACTCCGGCCATACGCCGGAAACCGGCGGCTATCTCGCCCAGGCCCGCTGCGAGCGCGATCTGGCCTGCCTGCTGCTGGCCGACCTGTCGATGTCCACCGATGCCTGGATTTCCGACACCCACCGCATCGTCGATGTCATCCGCGATTCGCTGCTGCTCTTTTCCGAGGCGATGACCGCCACCGGCGACCGCTTCGGCATCTACGGCTTTTCGTCGCTGCGCCGGCAGAACATCCGCTTTCATCTGCTCAAGGATTTCAACGGCCGTTACGACGACGCCGCCCGCGCCCGCATCCTGGCCATCAAGCCCGGCTTCTACACCCGGATGGGTGCCGCGCTGCGTCAGGCAGCGAGCATCCTCTACGAACAGCAGGCCGGCCGCCGGTTGCTGCTGATCATTACCGACGGCAAGCCGAACGATCTCGATCTCTACGATTCGCGCTACGGCATCGAAGACACCCGGATGGCCGTCTATGAGGCCCGGCGCATGGGGCTGACGCCGTTCTGCGTGACCATCGACCGCGAGGCCGGGACCTACCTGCCCTACCTGTTCGGCCCGGCCGGTTTTTGCGTCATCCGCAAGCCGGAGGAACTACCGCGCCGCCTGCCCCTGCTCTACGCCCAATTGACTAGGGATTAG
- a CDS encoding 4Fe-4S binding protein, producing MSKPALQRYRVLAQIGFFALFTLTPIFDLFRYDLTEKHAYFLTMPWHLGIDDLIAGRVDAGAAALNLVLYLFLPVLGTLALIVGVAWKWGRLYCGWLCPHFSVVETINRLMLAATGKHSVWDRNKTPPWEPDGSPARRDKRYWLLVVPAAIGFAFAWAVVGLTYLMPPFQVYGGLLTGTLYRGEVIFLSAATTVLSLEFLFARHLFCRYACAIGIFQSFAWMGNKQAMVVGFERERLTDCASCLDGKGSACDAVCPMRLKPRNVKRWMFACTQCGQCLSACGTVNKDNPNGALLHWVKNDEARRNEARFSVLSNTDEDAGGKI from the coding sequence GTGAGCAAGCCGGCCCTGCAGCGCTACCGGGTGCTGGCGCAAATCGGTTTCTTTGCGCTCTTCACGCTGACGCCGATTTTCGACCTTTTCCGTTACGACCTGACCGAAAAGCACGCCTACTTCCTGACCATGCCCTGGCACCTCGGCATCGACGACCTGATCGCCGGCCGGGTCGATGCCGGGGCGGCGGCGCTCAACCTCGTCCTGTATCTGTTCCTGCCGGTCCTCGGCACCTTGGCGCTGATCGTCGGGGTCGCCTGGAAATGGGGCCGGCTGTACTGCGGCTGGCTGTGCCCGCATTTTTCGGTGGTCGAAACGATCAACCGGCTGATGCTCGCCGCCACCGGCAAGCATTCGGTCTGGGACCGCAACAAGACGCCGCCCTGGGAACCGGATGGCAGCCCGGCCCGGCGCGACAAACGCTATTGGCTGCTGGTCGTCCCGGCGGCCATCGGCTTCGCCTTCGCCTGGGCGGTCGTCGGGCTGACTTACCTGATGCCGCCGTTTCAGGTTTATGGCGGCCTGCTCACCGGCACGCTGTACCGCGGCGAAGTGATTTTCCTCAGCGCCGCGACGACGGTACTGAGCCTCGAATTCCTTTTCGCCCGCCACCTGTTCTGCCGCTACGCCTGCGCCATCGGCATCTTCCAAAGCTTCGCCTGGATGGGCAACAAGCAGGCGATGGTCGTCGGTTTCGAACGCGAACGACTGACCGACTGCGCCTCCTGTCTCGACGGCAAGGGTTCGGCCTGCGACGCGGTCTGCCCGATGCGGCTGAAACCGCGCAACGTCAAGCGCTGGATGTTTGCCTGCACGCAATGCGGCCAGTGCCTGTCGGCCTGCGGCACGGTCAACAAGGACAACCCGAACGGCGCCTTGTTGCATTGGGTGAAGAACGACGAAGCGCGGCGCAATGAGGCGCGTTTTTCGGTTCTATCAAATACCGACGAAGACGCGGGCGGGAAAATATAG
- a CDS encoding CbbQ/NirQ/NorQ/GpvN family protein, which translates to MNDLPFYEPSGNEIALFEHAFQQRLPLLIKGPTGCGKTRFVSHMAARLKLPLYTVACHDDLTAADLVGRHLISDQGTYWCDGPLTRAVREGGICYLDEVVEARKDTTVVLHPLADDRRILPIDRTGETLEAPANFMLVVSYNPGYQNLMKGLKPSTRQRFVSMRFDFPGAERERSILIGETGCDADLATRLVGIAKSFRALKDRDLEEVASTRLLVYAATLIKSGFDVSAACRAALVESLTDDEETVEALMEIVNATFGR; encoded by the coding sequence ATGAACGATCTGCCCTTCTACGAACCTTCCGGCAACGAAATCGCGCTGTTCGAACACGCCTTCCAACAGCGCCTGCCGCTGCTGATCAAAGGCCCGACCGGCTGCGGCAAGACGCGTTTCGTCTCGCACATGGCGGCCCGCCTGAAACTGCCGCTGTACACCGTGGCCTGCCACGACGATCTGACCGCCGCCGATCTGGTCGGCCGCCACCTGATTTCCGACCAGGGCACCTACTGGTGCGACGGCCCGCTGACCCGCGCCGTGCGCGAAGGCGGCATCTGCTATCTCGACGAAGTGGTCGAGGCACGCAAGGACACCACCGTCGTGCTACATCCGCTGGCCGACGACCGGCGCATCCTGCCCATCGACCGGACCGGCGAAACGCTGGAAGCACCGGCCAATTTCATGCTGGTGGTTTCCTACAACCCCGGTTACCAGAATCTGATGAAGGGCCTGAAACCCTCGACCCGCCAGCGCTTCGTCTCGATGCGCTTCGATTTCCCGGGCGCCGAGCGCGAACGTTCCATCCTGATCGGCGAAACCGGCTGCGATGCCGATCTCGCCACCCGCCTGGTCGGCATCGCCAAATCCTTCCGCGCCCTCAAGGACCGCGATCTCGAGGAAGTCGCCAGCACCCGCCTGCTGGTCTATGCCGCGACGCTGATCAAATCCGGCTTCGATGTCTCCGCCGCCTGCCGCGCCGCCTTGGTCGAAAGCCTGACCGACGACGAGGAAACGGTCGAGGCGCTGATGGAAATCGTCAATGCCACTTTCGGCCGATAA
- a CDS encoding cytochrome C oxidase subunit IV family protein, with amino-acid sequence MTALKNPAHRAWLVLIVATGITWYLGEVGAAGTSAIVAMLVIAFIKGRLVILDFMELRSAPLMWRLLLEGWLILVSSLILLAYWMSLK; translated from the coding sequence ATGACTGCCCTGAAAAACCCCGCCCACCGCGCCTGGCTCGTGCTCATCGTCGCCACCGGCATCACCTGGTATCTCGGTGAAGTTGGCGCCGCCGGCACCTCGGCCATCGTCGCCATGCTGGTCATCGCCTTCATCAAGGGCCGGCTGGTCATTCTCGATTTCATGGAGTTGCGCAGCGCGCCGCTGATGTGGCGCCTGCTGCTCGAAGGCTGGTTGATTCTCGTCTCCAGCCTGATATTGCTGGCTTACTGGATGTCTCTCAAATGA